A genomic region of Lycorma delicatula isolate Av1 chromosome 4, ASM4794821v1, whole genome shotgun sequence contains the following coding sequences:
- the Non1 gene encoding nucleolar GTP-binding protein 1 gives MNLYNFKNIAVVPSSKDFIDLTLSKTQRKTPTVIHKNYKISRIRSFYMRKVKYTQQNFHDRLSQVIQEFPKLDNIHPFYADLMNILYDKDHYKLGLGQLNQARHLIDNVGKEYVRLLKFGDSLYRCKQLKRAAIGRMVTIVKRQASNLQYLEQVRQHLARLPSINPYTRTIIICGFPNVGKSSFINKITRADVEVQPYAFTTKSLYIGHTDYKYLRWQVIDTPGILDHPLEERNVIEMQAVTALAHLRAAVLYFIDVSEQCGHTIEEQISLYDNIKPLFSNKPLMVVCNKVDIVRPEDLSEEKKLALQVFENNGIPVFTMSTITEEGVAYVKEQACETLLAFRVENKIHAKKVDGILNRLTVAIPKNIHCERKPCIPDGVREKRKEKEALIRKFRLEREIEEEMGDDYVLDLKKKYDLPEEYKYDTIPEIWEGHNIADFVEPEILKKLEKLEEEEKMREDAGYYAVPKIERSLEMEAISELARKIRERKAIMQIEARVQKQSTKPVMPRTTTARKRERSVSRLRNEMSDLGVDVDVSAESHFKNTRGRSRSQSQPAVKRMRLSTERSRAMSRPPRDQSGVSDNKMRMKLKKVSHKAISKKVGKRGLKGEGDRFIGTKKPKHLFSGKRGVGKTQWR, from the exons GACTTCATTGATTTGACTTTATCAAAAACACAGAGGAAAACTCCTactgtaattcataaaaattacaaaatttctcgTATTAGATCATTTTATATGCGTAAAGTAAAATATACCCAGCAGAACTTTCACGACCGGTTGTCACAAGTGATACAAGAATTTCCTAAACTtgat aaCATACATCCTTTTTATGccgatttaatgaacattttatatgATAAAGATCATTATAAATTGGGTCTGGGACAGCTGAATCAGGCTCGGCATCTCATCGACAA tgttgGCAAGGAGTACGTGCGTCTCTTAAAGTTTGGTGATTCTTTATACAGGTGTAAACAATTGAAAAGAGCCGCTATTGGAAG aatgGTTACTATAGTCAAACGTCAGGCATCTAATTTACAGTATTTGGAACAAGTACGTCAACATCTTGCACGTTTACCATCTATCAATCCATACACCAGAACTATTATTATTTGTGGGTTCCCAAATGTTGGAAaatcaagttttattaataaG ATTACTCGTGCAGATGTTGAAGTGCAGCCGTATGCTTTTACTACAAAGTCATTATACATCGGTCATACTGATTATAAATACCTAAGGTGGCAGGTTATTGACACACCTGGCATACTAGATCATCCACTTGAAGAAAGAAATGTTATAGAAATGCAAGCGGTTACAGCCCTGGCTCATCTTCGAGCtgca gtactttattttattgatgtgtCTGAACAGTGTGGCCATACTATCGAGGAACAGATCTCTTTGTATGATAATATTAAACCTCTCTTCAGTAATAAGCCTCTAATGGTGGTTTGTAATAAAGTAGATATTGTTCGACCTGAAGATTTGAGTGAGGAAAAGAAGTTGGCCTTACAGGTATTTGAGAATAATGGTATTCCAGTGTTCACAATGAGTACGATTACAGAAGAAGGTGTGGCCTATGTTAAAGAACAG GCTTGTGAGACGTTGTTGGCTTTCCGAGTTGAAAATAAAATCCATGCAAAGAAAGTTGATGGAATATTAAACAGGTTAACTGTTGCTATCCCAAAAAATATTCATTGCGAAAGGAAGCCTTGTATACCcg atGGAGTAAGggaaaaacgaaaagaaaaagaagcaCTAATTAGAAAATTTAGACTTGAACGTGAAATAGAAGAAGAGATGGGAGATGATTATGTacttgatttaaagaaaaaatatgacttACCAGAAGAATATAAGTATGATACTATTCCTGAAATATGGGAAGGTCATAATATCGCTGATTTTGTAGAGCCAGAGATACTGAag aaattagaaaaattagaagaagAAGAGAAAATGCGTGAAGATGCAGGTTATTATGCTGTCCCAAAAATTGAACGGAGTCTTGAAATGGAAGCAATTAGTGAATTAGCCAGGAAGATACGTGAACGCAAAGCTATAATGCAAATTGAAGCTCGTGTTCAGAAACAGTCTACAAAACCTGTAATGCCTCGTACTACAACTGCACGAAAAAGAGAGAGAAGTGTTAGTCGATTGCGAAATGAGATGTCTGATCTAGGAGTAGATGTTGATGTCAGTGCTGAG TCACACTTCAAGAACACTAGAGGCCGGTCAAGATCACAATCACAACCAGCTGTTAAACGTATGAGATTGTCAACTGAAAGATCAAGAGCAATGTCAAGACCTCCAAGAGATCAGTCTGGAGTCAGTGATAATAAG atgagaaTGAAATTGAAAAAGGTTAGTCATAAAGCAATTTCCAAGAAAGTCGGCAAAAGGGGACTCAAAGGAGAAGGTGATAGATTCATTGGTACAAAGAAACCTAAGCATTTGTTTTCTGGTAAACGTGGTGTTGGAAAAACGCAATGGCGttag